Proteins from one Sphingomonas sp. HF-S4 genomic window:
- a CDS encoding RlmE family RNA methyltransferase — protein MSRGGARGHTRVKTARSRTAQSTRWLERQLNDPYVKRAKAEGYRSRAAYKLIELDEKFDFLKGSKRVIDLGLAPGGWTQVVRKRLPKAVVVGIDLLPVDPIDGATILQMDFMDDAAPDRLIEALGGAPDLIVSDMAANTVGHPQTDALRTMGLVEAALDFAVQVIQPGGTFVSKVFAGGADSALVAEMKRNFATVKHAKPPSSRKGSVEWFVVAQGFKGRREPTPE, from the coding sequence GTGAGCCGAGGCGGCGCACGCGGGCATACCCGCGTCAAGACGGCGCGCAGCCGCACCGCGCAATCGACGCGCTGGCTCGAACGCCAGCTCAACGACCCCTATGTCAAGCGCGCCAAGGCCGAGGGCTATCGCAGCCGCGCCGCATACAAGCTGATCGAGCTCGACGAGAAGTTCGATTTTCTCAAGGGTTCGAAGCGCGTCATCGACCTGGGGCTGGCCCCGGGCGGCTGGACGCAGGTGGTGCGCAAGCGGCTGCCCAAGGCCGTGGTGGTCGGGATCGATCTGCTGCCGGTCGATCCGATCGACGGCGCGACGATCCTGCAGATGGACTTCATGGACGATGCCGCGCCCGACCGGCTGATCGAGGCGCTGGGCGGCGCGCCCGACCTAATCGTCTCCGACATGGCGGCCAATACCGTCGGCCACCCGCAGACCGATGCGCTGCGCACGATGGGCCTGGTCGAGGCGGCGCTCGATTTCGCGGTCCAGGTGATACAGCCTGGCGGGACGTTCGTTTCGAAGGTGTTCGCCGGCGGTGCCGATTCGGCGCTCGTCGCCGAGATGAAGCGCAACTTCGCGACGGTGAAGCACGCCAAGCCGCCGTCCAGCCGCAAGGGCTCGGTCGAGTGGTTCGTGGTGGCGCAAGGGTTCAAGGGCCGGCGCGAACCTACCCCCGAATGA
- the rpoZ gene encoding DNA-directed RNA polymerase subunit omega, which produces MARVTVEDCVDKIPNRFDLVLFAAQRARQISGGAELMLDRDRDKNPVVALREIAEEMVRPNHLEEAVVSSLQRVQIDDEEAPDEVGSLAQSAEALRLTAAAPPRNQNLGADYEG; this is translated from the coding sequence ATGGCGCGCGTCACAGTCGAGGATTGCGTCGACAAGATCCCGAACCGGTTCGACCTGGTCCTGTTCGCAGCGCAGCGCGCACGGCAGATCTCGGGCGGTGCCGAGCTGATGCTCGACCGCGACCGTGACAAGAATCCGGTCGTCGCGCTGCGCGAGATCGCCGAGGAGATGGTTCGCCCGAATCACCTCGAAGAAGCGGTGGTCTCGAGCCTGCAGCGCGTCCAGATCGACGACGAGGAAGCCCCGGACGAGGTCGGCTCGCTGGCCCAGTCGGCCGAGGCGCTGCGCCTCACCGCGGCGGCCCCGCCCCGCAACCAGAATCTGGGCGCCGACTACGAAGGCTGA
- a CDS encoding phospholipase D-like domain-containing protein translates to MDRWSQPFTVDGSRLTMLPDGPERMDALLGLIRGAKRSLRVLYYIYVDDAAGAAVRAALIDAARRGVKVYLIVDGLGSEHAAAHRFFDPLREAGVDVCRFVPRWGRRYLLRNHQKLALADEERVIIGGFNIEDSYFGTPEQDAWRDLGLLVEGPAAARLVGYFDALSRWAKRPRASLRALARLLREWSEPEGKTRWLLGGPMRQLSPWARVVKREMQLAQSIDLITSYFAPNPAMLRRLDKAGKRGRVRLVLPSKVDHTASLWAAHFTYAGLLRKQVQIYEYQPTKLHMKLFVIDDVVHIGSANFDIRSLYLNLELMLRIEDRAFAAHVRSFVEHEIADSELVTPAIYKARTGLWTRVKQFAAYFVMAVLDYNVTRRLNFGPQQPRHRG, encoded by the coding sequence ATGGATCGCTGGTCGCAGCCCTTCACCGTCGACGGCAGCCGGCTGACGATGCTGCCCGATGGCCCTGAGCGGATGGACGCGCTGCTCGGACTCATACGCGGGGCGAAGCGTTCGCTGCGTGTGCTGTATTATATCTATGTCGACGACGCCGCGGGTGCCGCGGTGCGCGCGGCGCTGATCGACGCGGCACGGCGCGGCGTGAAGGTCTACCTGATCGTCGATGGCCTGGGCAGCGAGCATGCCGCCGCGCATCGCTTTTTCGACCCGCTGCGCGAGGCTGGCGTCGATGTGTGCCGCTTCGTACCGCGCTGGGGGCGCCGCTATCTGCTGCGCAACCACCAGAAGCTTGCGCTCGCTGATGAGGAGCGGGTGATCATCGGCGGGTTCAACATCGAGGACAGCTATTTCGGAACGCCCGAGCAGGATGCGTGGCGCGACCTGGGATTGCTCGTCGAGGGGCCGGCGGCGGCACGGCTGGTCGGCTATTTCGACGCGCTGTCGCGCTGGGCGAAACGGCCGCGTGCCTCGCTGCGCGCGCTGGCGCGGCTGCTGCGCGAATGGAGCGAGCCCGAGGGCAAGACGCGCTGGCTGCTCGGCGGGCCGATGCGCCAGCTCTCGCCCTGGGCCCGCGTCGTCAAGCGCGAGATGCAGCTTGCCCAATCGATCGACCTGATCACGTCCTATTTCGCGCCCAACCCGGCGATGCTGCGGCGGCTAGACAAAGCGGGAAAGCGCGGGCGGGTGCGGCTGGTGCTGCCCTCGAAGGTCGACCACACCGCATCCTTATGGGCGGCGCATTTCACCTATGCGGGGCTGCTGCGGAAGCAAGTGCAGATCTACGAGTATCAGCCGACCAAGCTTCACATGAAGCTCTTCGTCATCGACGATGTCGTCCATATCGGATCGGCCAATTTCGACATCCGCAGCCTGTATCTCAACCTTGAGCTGATGTTGCGGATCGAGGATCGTGCGTTCGCGGCGCATGTCCGCAGCTTTGTCGAGCACGAGATCGCCGATTCGGAGTTGGTGACCCCGGCGATCTACAAGGCCCGCACGGGGCTGTGGACACGGGTCAAGCAGTTCGCCGCCTACTTCGTGATGGCGGTGCTCGACTATAACGTGACGCGACGGCTCAATTTCGGTCCGCAGCAGCCGCGCCACCGCGGTTGA
- a CDS encoding TetR/AcrR family transcriptional regulator, producing the protein METLTEKAPGKREARKEERRLAILEVAKRSFLDNGYSATSMSAISAELGGSKGTLWSYFPSKEELFAAVLDHATADYRRQMASVLQPTDDPYTTLLTFCRSFLTKITSPDGLRLHRLIAAESGRFPEIAEIFFRRAPQPTQQLLADFFAAEMASGHMRKDEPLAAARALAGLCLGGLHQRVLWGKEAATPERIDAEARYAADIFARAFEINRGGAAAADRN; encoded by the coding sequence ATGGAAACTCTAACGGAAAAGGCTCCGGGCAAGCGCGAGGCGCGCAAGGAAGAGCGCCGCCTGGCGATTCTCGAAGTCGCCAAGCGCTCCTTCCTCGACAACGGCTATTCGGCGACGTCGATGTCGGCGATCTCGGCCGAACTGGGTGGGTCGAAGGGTACGCTGTGGAGTTACTTCCCGTCGAAGGAAGAGCTGTTCGCCGCGGTGCTTGATCACGCCACCGCCGATTATCGCCGGCAGATGGCGAGCGTGCTCCAGCCGACCGACGATCCCTACACGACGCTGCTCACTTTCTGCCGCAGCTTCCTCACCAAGATCACGTCACCGGATGGCCTCCGGCTGCACCGGCTGATCGCCGCCGAATCGGGGCGCTTTCCCGAGATCGCCGAGATCTTTTTCCGCCGCGCGCCGCAGCCGACCCAGCAGCTGCTCGCCGATTTCTTCGCCGCCGAGATGGCGTCGGGGCATATGCGCAAGGATGAGCCGCTCGCCGCGGCGCGCGCGCTCGCCGGGCTGTGCCTGGGGGGGCTTCACCAGCGCGTATTGTGGGGCAAGGAAGCGGCGACGCCCGAGCGGATCGACGCCGAGGCGCGCTATGCCGCCGACATCTTCGCGCGCGCCTTCGAGATCAACCGCGGTGGCGCGGCTGCTGCGGACCGAAATTGA
- a CDS encoding efflux transporter outer membrane subunit yields the protein MTRSFTRSLLVASIALPAFLAACAPVPQLGARPEIRAGDSYAASQTLASATTAANWPAANWWAEYGDAQLTALIEEGLTDSPDLAAAAARLRAAQGYAQQAGAARLPSVGIEASATEAKQSYNNGIPAAFVPQGWNDSGRVAASLSFDLDLWGKNRAALAAATSDAEAARIELEQSRLVLSTNIAGAYADLARLAAERRVQENALSLRTQTQKLVADRVDAGLDTRAESKQADAAVPLARANLAATDEAIGLTRNRIAALLGKGPDRGLRITLPANPTEARSLPAGVTTDLIGRRPDIAAARARVEAAASRIKVARADFYPSINLSALIGFQSLGLSNLFDSGSTFGQAGPAISLPIFRGGALAGQYKGARAGYDEAVANYDGTVATAFREVADAVTSQRALGTRLSESRQALADSEAAYGIARQRYQGGLSTFLDVLTAEERVLQNRQIVVDLEARAFTLDVQLVRALGGGFSNTQAAGAARKDAHNG from the coding sequence ATGACTCGCTCCTTCACTCGGTCGCTGCTCGTCGCAAGCATCGCCCTTCCCGCCTTTCTCGCCGCCTGCGCGCCCGTGCCGCAACTCGGTGCGCGCCCCGAAATCCGCGCCGGCGATAGCTATGCCGCCAGCCAGACGCTCGCTTCCGCGACCACGGCCGCGAACTGGCCCGCCGCCAATTGGTGGGCCGAGTATGGCGATGCCCAGCTCACCGCGCTGATCGAGGAAGGCCTGACCGATTCGCCCGACCTTGCCGCCGCCGCCGCACGGCTGCGCGCGGCGCAGGGCTATGCCCAGCAGGCCGGCGCCGCCCGCCTCCCCTCGGTCGGGATCGAAGCGAGCGCGACCGAGGCCAAGCAGAGCTATAACAACGGCATCCCCGCCGCGTTCGTGCCGCAAGGCTGGAACGACAGCGGCCGCGTCGCCGCGAGCCTGAGCTTCGACCTCGACCTCTGGGGCAAGAACCGCGCCGCGCTTGCCGCCGCAACCTCGGACGCCGAGGCCGCGCGGATCGAGCTCGAACAGTCGCGGCTCGTCCTCTCGACCAATATTGCGGGCGCCTATGCCGATCTCGCGCGTCTTGCAGCGGAGCGCCGGGTGCAGGAGAATGCGCTCAGCCTGCGTACCCAGACGCAGAAGCTCGTCGCCGACCGCGTCGATGCCGGGCTCGATACCCGCGCCGAATCGAAGCAGGCCGATGCTGCGGTGCCACTTGCCCGCGCCAACCTCGCCGCGACCGACGAGGCGATCGGGCTGACCCGCAACCGCATCGCCGCCCTGCTCGGCAAGGGGCCGGACCGCGGGCTGAGGATAACCCTTCCCGCCAACCCGACCGAAGCGCGATCGCTTCCCGCCGGGGTGACCACCGACCTGATCGGCCGCCGCCCCGACATCGCCGCCGCCCGCGCCCGCGTCGAAGCCGCCGCGAGCCGGATCAAGGTGGCGCGCGCCGACTTCTACCCCTCGATCAACCTCAGCGCGCTGATCGGCTTCCAGTCGCTCGGGCTTTCGAACCTGTTCGACAGCGGATCGACCTTCGGCCAGGCCGGCCCGGCGATCAGCCTGCCGATCTTCCGCGGCGGCGCGCTCGCCGGCCAGTATAAGGGCGCGCGCGCCGGCTATGACGAGGCGGTCGCCAATTATGACGGCACCGTCGCCACGGCGTTCCGCGAAGTCGCCGATGCGGTGACCAGCCAGCGCGCGCTGGGAACCCGGCTTTCGGAAAGCCGCCAGGCGCTGGCCGATTCGGAAGCCGCCTATGGAATCGCCAGGCAACGCTACCAAGGCGGCCTGTCGACCTTCCTGGATGTTCTGACCGCCGAGGAGAGGGTGCTGCAGAACCGCCAGATCGTCGTCGATCTCGAGGCGCGGGCGTTCACGCTCGACGTCCAATTGGTCCGCGCGCTCGGCGGAGGCTTTTCCAACACTCAGGCGGCCGGTGCCGCACGCAAGGACGCTCATAATGGCTGA
- a CDS encoding HlyD family secretion protein: MADADPVGRDFHTEEATAKKPTLRKKLLTGIAGAVLLAGAGYGGWYALVGSHYVGTDNAYVGADTASVTPMIAAQVLRVAVSDTQAVKKGDVLVQLDDSDARIALAQAEADLAKARRQYGQTSATSAALAAQVDARNADIARARAQLVSAQADYEKARVDLARRQRLAPNGAVSGEELSSAGTAFASARAALELARAGVAQASSTKGAASGELAANNALISGTTAANAPEVLAAQAKVAQAKLELDRTLIRAPIDGVITRRNVQVGQRVAPGTALMLIVPVDALYVDANFKEGQLDRVQIGQPVTLTSDLYGGGVEYHGKVVGLSGGTGGAFALIPAQNATGNWIKVVQRLPVRVALDPRELKAHPLRVGLSMDAEIDVSAK; the protein is encoded by the coding sequence ATGGCTGATGCCGATCCCGTAGGCCGCGACTTCCACACTGAGGAAGCCACCGCCAAGAAGCCCACGCTGCGCAAAAAGCTGCTCACCGGGATCGCCGGCGCAGTGCTGCTGGCCGGTGCCGGCTATGGCGGCTGGTACGCGCTGGTCGGCAGCCACTATGTTGGCACCGACAATGCCTATGTCGGCGCGGACACCGCGAGCGTCACCCCGATGATTGCCGCGCAGGTGCTGCGCGTCGCGGTCTCGGACACGCAAGCGGTCAAGAAGGGCGATGTACTCGTCCAATTGGACGACAGCGACGCGCGGATCGCGCTCGCCCAGGCCGAGGCCGACCTTGCCAAGGCGCGCCGCCAGTACGGCCAGACTTCGGCGACCAGCGCGGCGCTCGCCGCGCAGGTCGATGCCCGCAACGCAGATATCGCGCGTGCCCGTGCCCAGCTCGTCTCCGCCCAGGCGGATTACGAAAAGGCACGCGTCGATCTCGCCCGGCGCCAGCGCCTCGCCCCCAATGGCGCGGTGTCGGGCGAGGAACTTTCCTCGGCAGGTACCGCCTTCGCGTCGGCCAGGGCCGCGCTCGAACTCGCGCGCGCGGGGGTGGCGCAGGCGAGCTCGACCAAGGGTGCGGCAAGCGGCGAGCTGGCGGCGAACAACGCGCTGATCAGCGGCACCACCGCCGCCAACGCCCCTGAAGTGCTCGCGGCGCAGGCCAAGGTCGCGCAGGCGAAGCTCGAGCTCGACCGCACGCTGATCCGGGCGCCGATCGACGGCGTGATCACCCGGCGCAACGTCCAGGTCGGCCAGCGCGTCGCGCCGGGGACCGCGCTGATGCTGATCGTCCCGGTCGATGCGCTCTATGTCGATGCCAATTTCAAGGAAGGCCAGCTCGATCGCGTCCAGATCGGCCAGCCGGTGACGCTGACGTCGGACCTGTATGGCGGCGGCGTCGAATATCACGGCAAGGTCGTCGGGCTTTCGGGCGGCACGGGCGGCGCGTTCGCACTGATCCCGGCGCAGAACGCCACCGGTAACTGGATCAAGGTGGTCCAGCGCCTCCCCGTCCGCGTCGCGCTCGATCCGCGTGAGTTGAAAGCGCACCCCTTGCGGGTCGGTCTCTCCATGGACGCCGAGATCGACGTCTCCGCCAAGTAA